Proteins from one Kazachstania africana CBS 2517 chromosome 1, complete genome genomic window:
- the MRPL49 gene encoding mitochondrial 54S ribosomal protein bL21m (similar to Saccharomyces cerevisiae MRPL49 (YJL096W); ancestral locus Anc_1.270), with amino-acid sequence MILLNPGILKGPKTLLVSPFAKYFCKRNGIVRHISNETSILRTDSSASQQKKIDTTPLKLSNELYAIFRIHNRPYVVTKGDKVILPFKMKQADVGDTLHLTDVITLGSRNYKMVEYPIDRSLYTLTATVLEKTKRKFHIREVTKRRNRRVRHAKSKGDLTVIRISELKVH; translated from the coding sequence ATGATATTACTGAACCCAGGTATTTTGAAAGGACCAAAAACTTTGCTCGTCTCTCCTTTTGCCAAGTATTTTTGTAAAAGGAACGGTATCGTTCGCCACATTTCTAATGAAACCTCAATATTACGTACAGACTCAAGTGCATCccaacaaaagaagatagaTACGACACCTTTAAAGCTGTCCAATGAATTATATGCCATTTTCAGGATCCATAACAGACCTTACGTAGTGACAAAGGGCGATAAAGTAATATTGCCTTTCAAAATGAAGCAAGCTGACGTAGGAGACACGTTACACCTGACTGATGTGATAACACTTGGCTCGCgaaattacaaaatggTTGAATACCCAATTGATCGTTCATTATATACCTTAACTGCTACTGTGTTGGAGAAAACCAAACGGAAATTTCATATAAGAGAAGTGACGAAACGAAGAAATAGAAGAGTCCGTCACGCCAAGAGCAAAGGAGATTTAACTGTAATTAGAATCAGTGAATTGAAAGTACATTAA
- the PHS1 gene encoding enoyl-CoA hydratase PHS1 (similar to Saccharomyces cerevisiae PHS1 (YJL097W); ancestral locus Anc_1.269) has protein sequence MAQSKCTRTGLALYNLISAVGWAFIFYQVVRTYPMVGQPAFFDVTKNIVTFVQCGALIEIINSLFGIVRSPIVTTAAQVLSRLLVVIGIFQLLPETPAAHSISYITLLLAWSTTEVVRYLFYFFTLCRKDGPPKVLLLLRYNLFWVLYPTGVASELSIIYSALPIAERVYGPLYKYVLVGSMLTYIPGLPMLFMHMVAQRRKVMKSLKENPAKKTN, from the coding sequence ATGGCCCAAAGTAAATGTACTCGCACAGGGTTAGCTCTGTATAATCTGATCTCTGCTGTAGGCTGGgcatttatattttatcaaGTTGTAAGAACCTATCCGATGGTGGGGCAACCAGCCTTTTTTGACGTTACAAAGAACATCGTCACCTTTGTGCAATGTGGTGCCTTAATTGAGATCATAAACTCTCTATTTGGCATCGTTAGATCTCCAATCGTTACGACTGCTGCCCAAGTTCTTTCAAGATTGTTAGTGGTCATTGGTATCTTCCAACTATTACCAGAGACACCAGCTGCTCATTCCATTTCTTATATCACTCTACTACTAGCTTGGTCCACAACTGAAGTTGTAAGATACTTATTCTATTTCTTCACTTTATGCAGAAAAGATGGTCCACCAAAAGTTTTATTACTATTAAGATATAACTTGTTCTGGGTCCTATATCCAACTGGTGTTGCTAGTGAATTGTCGATCATTTACTCTGCACTACCAATTGCTGAGCGCGTTTACGGACCTTTATACAAGTACGTTTTGGTCGGTTCCATGTTGACCTACATCCCAGGACTCCCAATGCTATTCATGCACATGGTTGCTCAAAGGAGAAAAGTAATGAAGTCTCTCAAAGAAAATCCAGCTAAGAAGACCAATTAG